A single Saccopteryx bilineata isolate mSacBil1 chromosome 7, mSacBil1_pri_phased_curated, whole genome shotgun sequence DNA region contains:
- the TOMM7 gene encoding mitochondrial import receptor subunit TOM7 homolog — MVKLSKEAKQRLQQLFKGGQFAIRWGFIPLVIYLGFKRGADPGMPEPTVLSLLWG, encoded by the exons ATGGTGAAGCTGAGCAAAGAGGCCAAGCAGAGGCTGCAGCAGCTCTTCAAGGGCGGCCAGTTTGCCATCCGCTGGGGCTTTATTCCTCTCGTGATTTACCTGG GATTTAAGAGGGGTGCAGATCCTGGCATGCCTGAACCAACCGTTTTGAG